From a region of the Thermococcus sp. MV5 genome:
- a CDS encoding response regulator transcription factor: MKDEVKVVFGETWSGFEFAKVKKYKRKTGYRVDLVRRTWRGRYITLDSKQFETLEKVVDFLGKIISRNEVIRQLEEQGWIEVKELSEEEENAILEEVSEQ; the protein is encoded by the coding sequence ATGAAAGATGAAGTCAAAGTGGTGTTTGGCGAAACTTGGAGTGGTTTTGAGTTTGCTAAAGTCAAAAAATACAAAAGAAAGACAGGATACAGAGTAGATTTGGTTAGAAGGACATGGAGAGGCCGTTATATAACTTTGGACTCAAAGCAATTTGAAACGCTTGAAAAAGTCGTAGATTTTCTTGGAAAAATAATCTCAAGGAATGAAGTAATACGACAACTTGAAGAGCAAGGCTGGATTGAAGTCAAAGAGCTTTCAGAGGAAGAAGAAAACGCTATTCTTGAAGAGGTGAGTGAACAATGA
- a CDS encoding AbrB/MazE/SpoVT family DNA-binding domain-containing protein, translating into MVDKRKVDFEFEAKVIGGGRITIPQEFREIYNIEVGDRVRVKIIEIIKVPKSRKR; encoded by the coding sequence ATGGTTGATAAAAGGAAGGTTGATTTTGAGTTTGAAGCGAAAGTAATTGGTGGAGGAAGGATAACGATTCCGCAAGAGTTTAGAGAGATTTATAACATTGAAGTTGGAGATAGAGTCAGAGTTAAAATTATTGAAATTATCAAGGTTCCTAAGTCTCGAAAACGATAA